The proteins below come from a single Serratia fonticola genomic window:
- a CDS encoding DUF4198 domain-containing protein produces the protein MQLKKLVAILPFWFVSYSQAHSLWVNALPAAGGQSTIELGYGDEFPSAEAIPEDRLHIFAPAQLIGKDGDLMLKPGKENYQFVTEKPLAKGSYAAIAIYKPTYWSKNKAGWQQQSRTEMPDALYCERASMFGKTIVNIDGATETAVISQPQGLQLEIIPLANPATIKPGQPLPIQVLYDGKPLKNADVTATFAGFGDQHEHHGHTHSHAKAFLNQTDGKGKVNVYPLKAGYWVVETEHKLPYVDKAKCDESVLLSTLTFTINE, from the coding sequence ATGCAGTTAAAAAAGTTGGTGGCGATACTGCCTTTTTGGTTTGTCAGCTATTCACAGGCTCATTCATTATGGGTTAATGCGCTACCTGCTGCGGGCGGGCAGAGCACGATAGAGCTCGGTTATGGAGATGAGTTCCCTTCCGCAGAAGCGATCCCTGAAGATCGCCTGCACATTTTCGCACCGGCACAGCTGATCGGGAAGGATGGGGATCTGATGCTGAAGCCTGGTAAAGAGAATTACCAGTTCGTGACGGAAAAACCGTTAGCCAAGGGCAGCTATGCCGCTATCGCTATCTATAAACCCACCTATTGGTCGAAAAATAAAGCGGGATGGCAACAGCAGAGCAGGACGGAAATGCCAGATGCGCTGTACTGCGAGCGGGCTTCCATGTTTGGCAAAACCATTGTGAACATCGATGGGGCGACAGAGACCGCAGTCATCAGCCAGCCGCAGGGGTTGCAGTTGGAAATTATCCCGTTAGCCAACCCGGCCACCATCAAGCCAGGGCAGCCGTTGCCAATACAGGTATTGTATGACGGGAAACCGCTAAAGAATGCCGATGTGACGGCGACGTTTGCCGGTTTTGGCGACCAACACGAGCACCACGGGCATACTCATAGTCATGCCAAAGCTTTTTTGAATCAGACCGACGGCAAGGGCAAAGTCAATGTTTACCCGCTGAAGGCGGGATATTGGGTAGTCGAAACCGAACATAAACTGCCTTATGTGGATAAGGCGAAATGTGATGAATCCGTGTTGCTTTCAACGCTGACCTTTACCATCAACGAATAA